The Silene latifolia isolate original U9 population chromosome Y, ASM4854445v1, whole genome shotgun sequence sequence TAAATTACATGATCTTAACGTTAATTATTATAAGACCGTTTTACACATAATAAAACTCctattacccaaaaaaaaaagtaactaaTTATTATTATACCCGACCATATTGCGTAGTGTTAgcttcgtgtcacatgtaaacgggtcataAACCTTTCAACCCGATTCCAACCAAAGTTAATCTCATGCCGACCAACTTACATGAGTGCGTCATCAAGTGCCAAGTCAAACTTGTTAAtttttcgtgtcgtgttttcgtgacACAATGTCATTGTTTGGAAAGTCTtcatatatatttatttatgtaatAGAGAATCATGGCAAATTAGGAGTATTTAGAAAATAGATCATTCGTATCAGATTCGCGTATAGAGAGGTCAATCAAAATTTCGGCCCAATTAAATCTCGTATCGTGTTTGTGTCGACCCACTCAGGTTTGTGTCGTGTTTTCGAGTCGTGCCATCAGTTTTAGGCTCTAATTTTTACTTActttgtcccaatcatttgtttgccttttttattttttgtaaagagtatttaatcaaaggtaaacaaatgattaatacAGGGGAAATATAAAACgcaattgctaaatcccgcacacccTTTTACTAAATCCTACACACTTTGCCCTATTATTCCATAACTACCCTTCATCATAAAAAGACCTGGGTTATCTCCCTCCTCTCACAAACCTAACCAATTCATTAATATCTCGACAATTATGAATCATAATTTGTATATACTACATCTAATTTCTCCGTTTAATCGACGATTTTATTAATACcttcttttaattaatttaattaacttttttaaaggtttttttttttgaaaattagggTATACAATTTGACATTACCATCTCTGCTAGTTTGCTACTATGGCTGCGATGCGAAATCAAACCAATTTTCAAGATAATTCTAATTCCCATCATACAGGGATCAAACTTTAACAAGAAAGACGTGGATACATAATTCGTTATTTATGGTATAAAACCAGTTTACGCCTTATTCGGAGTCTTTTTTCTGATGATGGTGGCTTTCGGGGGACGATTTTTTTGATTGGAACAATCATACTTGTTAATTGAATGATAGAATATTAGTAAATTAATGTAAATTATTTACGTAATATTAGTGTGATTAGTTGCTATACCTTGTATTTAtcttattagcataattatagccTTCTAGTTATTTAGTTCCTAAATTAGAGGATACTAATTTGTATATTTATACGTAACTCATGAATCAATAAGGATCATCCATTATCTTCCTTTATGGTATCAAGACTAGGTTACGATTCTTAAATCGCTTCCGcttcctaaacctaatcgtcTTCTTCATCTTCTCTTCTCCGACCTCTCGTCAAAACATCACGATGGTGAATGACACCGTAGCAAAGCCGGCCTTCCACCCTGCTCTTGCTGTCAACTCCATTCGGAACCACATTACCGTCATCTTGGGTATGGACAACGATCAATACCCGTTGTGGGTTGCTCTCTTCACAAATCACGCGAAGTCTAATCGCGTTCTCCATCACATCATCCCGTCTAAGACCGGCCTTCCAAAACCGCCTGTCACTGATGATGAGAAGGAATTGTGGGAAACCCTAGACGCTACGGTTCTACAGTGGATTTATTCCACCATCACAACCGAGATCTTGGAAATGATCGTCGAGGCTGACACCACCGCAATGAAAACGTGGGATCGCCTTGCCGCTCTTTTTCAAGACAATCGTAATTCTCGAGCTGTGACATTGGAACAGGAATTTTCGCACATCAATATGAGCGATTTTCCGAATGCCTCTGCCTATTGCCAAAAGTTAAAATCTTTGGCCGATCAATTGAAGAACGTAGGTGCTCCGGTGACAAACAGCCGTCTCGTACTTCAATTGGTTTCGGGTTTAACTGAGGCCTATAGTAACGTTGGGTCAATTATTCGCCAACGAGATCCTCTTCCAGATTTTTTTCAAGCTCGCTCAATGCTCACGCTAGAGGAAGCAGGGCTTGCGAAACAATCTTCTACCTCCGCTCTCTATGCGACGGTGTCGAATGACAGTGATGGTGGTAATTCGTCGGGAAAGAGTGCTGCTTCCGGGAATGGAAAGGGTGGTCGACATGGTGGCGGGAAGAAGAAACACGGTGGTAACAAAGGAGGCAAGGGGTCGAAAAATCAGTCGACTTCCCCTGTTTCATCACCTGTCGCTTCTCCCGTTGCGCCGTCTGCTCCGTTTTATGGCGGTTGGCAGTGGCCTGCTGCACCGTGGGGGTATCCTCCCTGTCCATATCCCACGGGACAGTGGGGAAGGCAGCCGCAGTATCGTCCTCAAGCAGGAATTTTGGGATCCAGGCCGGGTGCTCAAGCATACACGGCAACGGGTGCAGCTCCAACTCAGACTGAAATCGAGTCCGCAATGTATACTTTGGGTCTTGCTCCTCCTGAGCCCTGGGTTATGGACACGGGTGCCACCTCGCACATGACTTCAAACCAAGGTAATCTCACGTCTTTTGTTAATTCGAGCTTTCCTAATGGTATAATCGTTGGCAATGGTCATTCTATTTCGATTAAAGGTTATGGACATGCTACCCTACCCAAACCACATCCACCCTTAATCCTTAAAAATGTTCTGTATGCACCAAATATAGTCAAAAACTTAGTGTCCGTTAGAAAGTTTACAACTGATAACAAAGTCACTGTCGAATTTGACCCGTTTGGATTTTGTGTGAAGGACCTACGGACGGGGAGTCATCTCATGAGATGTGATAGTCGGGGCGATTTATACCACATTTCAGCCGCACCACAATCTGTTTTTGCTGCTTTCCAATCCTCCTCGTGGCATGCCCGACTCGGTCATCCCGGGGATCCTGTTATGTCGTTTCTTAAGAAaaataagttgattgattgtaagTTGAATTCTAGCAACTATATTTGTCAATCTTGTTCTCTTGGAAAACATGTTCGTTTGCCTTTTGCTAATTCTACTACTCGTACTTTTATGCCATTTGATATTATTCATTGCGATCTTTGGACGTCTCCCGTTCTTAGTTCATCGGGTCATAAATATTACTTGTTAATTCTGGATGATTTTAGTAATTATTTATGGTCTTTTCCAATAGCCAAAAAGAGCCAAGTTAGTTCCATATTATTACAATTTCACTCCTATATTCAAACACAATTTGAGCGTAAAATAAAAACCTTACAATGCGATAATGGTACGGAATTTATTAATGGCTTATTTAGTGACTTTTGTGCAAATCAGGGTCTATGTTTTCGTCTATCCTGTCCACATACATCGTCACAAAACGGTAAAGCCGAGCGTAAAATTCGTTCTATTAATAACATGGTTCGTACTCTTTTATTTCACGCATCGCATTCCCGTCTCATATTGGCATCACGCATTAGAAATGGCAACCTACCTTATGAACATTTTACCAAGCAAACCAGTCTCTTTCGAAACCCCTGTCACGATCCTCTTGAATCGAGTCCCCCTTTATAGTCACCTCCGTGTCTTCGGTTGCTTATGCTATCCCCTAGTTCCATCTACTACGATACATAAATTGCAACCTCGCTCCACTCCTTGTGTCTTCCTAGGCTACCCTAAAAATCATAGAGGTTATAAATGTTTTGATCCATCTTCTAATAAAATTTTTATTAGTCGACATGTTATCTTTGACGAGTCAATTTTCCCGTTCTATAAATCGTCTCGCCCCATTGTGACCGACTATGATTTTTTATGTGATGAGGTCTCTCCGTATGTCCTACACCATTTGACCTCTACCCACTCGCCAAATCAACCAACCCTCCCCACGACTGCAGCTACTGGACCCATTGATACAGCCACCCATGACGGCCCTGCCTCCCCCGTGTCACCTGCCTCGCCTGTGTCACTCAACCAGCCCGTCCCTTCTCCTGTTATCA is a genomic window containing:
- the LOC141631785 gene encoding uncharacterized protein LOC141631785 — its product is MVNDTVAKPAFHPALAVNSIRNHITVILGMDNDQYPLWVALFTNHAKSNRVLHHIIPSKTGLPKPPVTDDEKELWETLDATVLQWIYSTITTEILEMIVEADTTAMKTWDRLAALFQDNRNSRAVTLEQEFSHINMSDFPNASAYCQKLKSLADQLKNVGAPVTNSRLVLQLVSGLTEAYSNVGSIIRQRDPLPDFFQARSMLTLEEAGLAKQSSTSALYATVSNDSDGGNSSGKSAASGNGKGGRHGGGKKKHGGNKGGKGSKNQSTSPVSSPVASPVAPSAPFYGGWQWPAAPWGYPPCPYPTGQWGRQPQYRPQAGILGSRPGAQAYTATGAAPTQTEIESAMYTLGLAPPEPWVMDTGATSHMTSNQGNLTSFVNSSFPNGIIVGNGHSISIKGYGHATLPKPHPPLILKNVLYAPNIVKNLVSVRKFTTDNKVTVEFDPFGFCVKDLRTGSHLMRCDSRGDLYHISAAPQSVFAAFQSSSWHARLGHPGDPVMSFLKKNKLIDCYPKNHRGYKCFDPSSNKIFISRHVIFDESIFPFYKSSRPIVTDYDFLCDEVSPYVLHHLTSTHSPNQPTLPTTAATGPIDTATHDGPASPVSPASPVSLNQPVPSPVINVPVPTQPPPASKPTTRGDRGIVKPNPNFNRPDEVYNLHTATTVSPIPRNPVSAIHDPNWKLAMDDEYNALIDNKTWDLVPRPPNVNIIRSMWIFRHKFHSDGSFERYKARLVGDGKTQQIGIDCGETFSPVVKPATIRTVLSLALSNCWPINQLDVKNAFLHGTLNETVFMYQPLGYRDKQRPDHVCLLRKSLYGLKQAPRAWYKRFADYIAQFGFIHSKVDHSLFILRQGTDLAYLLLYVDDIILTCSTESLRATIMSKLASEFAMKDLGPLSFFLGIAVTRDKTGMHLSQAKYAESIINRAGMSTCKPAATPVDTKPKLGASSSTTPFSDPTQYRSLAGALQYLTFTRPDISYAVQQVCLFMHNPMECHMAALKRIIRYLQGSLARGLWIRPSPPKRLTAYTDADWGGCPDTRRSTSGYCVYLGDNLISWASKRQPTLSRSSAESEYRGVANVVAESCWLRNLLVELHVPMTKATLVYCDNVSAIYLSGNPVQHQRTKHIEMDIHFVREKVEKGEVRVHHISSRYQIADIFTKGLPLVLFDDFRDSLNVRAPPVSTAGV